A single region of the Spirochaetaceae bacterium genome encodes:
- a CDS encoding LON peptidase substrate-binding domain-containing protein, with protein MPEPDATLPLFPLNVVLYPRAPLPLHIFEERYKEMVAAALDGEGVFGMVCAGKAGVARVGCTAKIVKVIRRYDDGRMDILTVGMRRFRIARLVTDEAYLQAQVSYFGDEAAGTGGKLVARCMKLYREIYESTPGNLPEADLEECSATVASFYLAYFSDLSLVRKQQFLELTDPNTRLRALRKAFETRLRERQESRRRARRIEGNGHLPPR; from the coding sequence ATGCCGGAACCTGACGCGACCCTGCCGCTGTTCCCGCTCAACGTGGTGCTGTATCCGCGCGCGCCGCTGCCGTTGCACATCTTCGAGGAACGCTACAAGGAGATGGTAGCCGCGGCGCTCGACGGCGAGGGCGTGTTCGGAATGGTGTGCGCCGGCAAGGCCGGCGTGGCGCGCGTGGGGTGCACGGCCAAGATCGTCAAGGTGATCCGGCGCTACGACGACGGCCGCATGGACATCCTGACGGTCGGCATGCGCCGCTTCCGCATTGCCCGCCTGGTAACCGACGAGGCGTACTTGCAGGCGCAGGTGAGCTACTTCGGCGACGAAGCCGCCGGCACCGGCGGGAAGCTGGTGGCGCGCTGCATGAAACTGTACCGCGAGATCTACGAATCGACGCCGGGCAACCTTCCGGAAGCGGACCTGGAGGAATGTTCCGCGACCGTGGCGTCCTTCTACCTGGCCTACTTCAGCGACCTGTCGCTGGTCCGCAAGCAGCAGTTCCTGGAACTCACCGACCCGAACACCCGCCTGCGCGCGTTGCGCAAGGCATTCGAGACGCGCCTGCGGGAACGCCAGGAGAGCCGCCGCCGGGCACGCCGGATCGAGGGCAACGGCCACCTCCCCCCGCGATAG
- a CDS encoding MFS transporter, which translates to MPLNRTPSAAGPDESGGIFYGWVMVGAFFVFNMLGQASGTLNFGLFVIPISDELGMSRQMIGWAQTARMWAGGLSGIVIGRWLDRHGPRGPVLVAAVAAVGGLLILSRAQSPAVLFGVLLALGASGWTAPGGGALIATVPVSKWFVRLRGRATGIVQLGLGVGGALLLPLTQVLIDRHGWRSALVTLAWLSAAVVPLVVLLRRQPGDLGLAPDGGPPRRRALRKDGASGPVPRAAPPADDDTLWTMAGAARTTAMWQLTAAFASLAFMLGAASVHRVPHWVELGFSPATVSVAFGVDATVAMATALAGGFVVERLAARFVGAISGTLFCVALSLMLIGRAWPPVLFASVMLFGAAIGFNMVVQGVIWAQYFGWRFVGTIRGVVLPITVLAGGLGAPIAGAVRDVTGTYRVSWIIVLAMSAVSTLLLLCARPPRSPERRAGG; encoded by the coding sequence TTGCCGCTGAACCGCACGCCGAGCGCCGCCGGCCCCGACGAGAGCGGGGGCATCTTCTACGGTTGGGTCATGGTCGGCGCCTTCTTTGTGTTCAACATGCTCGGCCAGGCGAGCGGCACGCTCAACTTCGGACTATTCGTGATCCCGATCAGCGACGAACTCGGCATGTCGCGCCAGATGATCGGCTGGGCGCAGACGGCGCGCATGTGGGCGGGGGGGCTGAGCGGCATCGTGATCGGCCGCTGGCTGGACCGCCACGGCCCGCGCGGCCCGGTGCTGGTGGCGGCGGTCGCGGCGGTAGGCGGACTGCTGATCCTGTCGCGCGCGCAGTCGCCGGCGGTCCTGTTCGGCGTGTTGCTGGCGCTGGGGGCGAGCGGCTGGACGGCGCCGGGCGGCGGCGCCCTGATCGCCACCGTGCCGGTGTCCAAGTGGTTCGTGCGGCTGCGCGGGCGCGCCACCGGGATTGTGCAACTGGGATTGGGCGTGGGCGGGGCGCTGCTGCTGCCTTTGACGCAGGTGCTGATCGACCGCCACGGCTGGCGGTCGGCGCTGGTGACCCTGGCGTGGCTGTCGGCCGCCGTCGTTCCGCTGGTCGTGCTGCTGCGCCGTCAACCGGGCGACCTCGGCCTGGCCCCCGACGGCGGGCCGCCGCGCCGCCGCGCGCTGCGCAAGGACGGCGCATCGGGCCCGGTGCCGCGCGCTGCGCCGCCGGCGGATGACGATACGCTCTGGACCATGGCGGGGGCTGCCCGCACCACGGCCATGTGGCAGCTCACGGCCGCCTTCGCCAGCCTCGCCTTCATGCTCGGCGCGGCGAGCGTGCATCGCGTTCCGCACTGGGTCGAGCTGGGCTTCAGCCCGGCCACCGTGTCGGTGGCGTTCGGAGTCGACGCCACGGTCGCCATGGCAACCGCGCTGGCCGGTGGATTCGTGGTGGAGCGGCTCGCCGCGCGTTTCGTCGGCGCGATCTCGGGCACGCTGTTTTGCGTGGCGCTGTCGCTGATGCTGATCGGGCGGGCGTGGCCGCCGGTGCTGTTCGCGTCGGTCATGCTGTTCGGCGCCGCGATCGGGTTCAACATGGTGGTGCAGGGGGTGATCTGGGCGCAGTACTTCGGCTGGCGGTTCGTCGGCACCATCCGCGGGGTGGTACTGCCGATCACGGTGCTTGCCGGCGGGTTGGGCGCACCGATCGCCGGCGCCGTGCGCGATGTCACGGGAACGTACCGCGTGTCGTGGATCATCGTGCTGGCGATGAGCGCGGTCAGCACCCTGCTGCTGCTGTGTGCACGGCCGCCGCGGTCGCCCGAACGCCGCGCCGGTGGCTGA
- the mfd gene encoding transcription-repair coupling factor, translated as MSKRRSRRKALRRAPAPPPGGVQLARLVRKNVADAEAPRELLRRVAGGELPAAIEGVQGGFAAVLLHWLREAADGPLVVVTPTEQEADLLADDLALTAEPVAGRGLTARASGTSSAPHAALQAHGGSAAQAVPTAALTIANGRPTRAVAGAANRRNRIRRFPWWGLLPYASASPLPAVFGERAGVLAELVTAPEQIDILVTSIRALLTPVPPPDYLCERVFRVAVGSDLDPIEVEEQLVTLGYVRVPRVSIHGEFSVKGEVIDIYPYDREHAVRAVLDFDTVEELREFEPATQRSVAALAEAAVYPAREVHMAGAELDTLAANLAQPSLPEEGRELFLDAVRRDPDARGAEMFFPLCFAEPANLLQILPPGALLVLAGEERLAATFDAVRKEYQALYRQAMAGGHFGPLPKSLLLDYHRLIGDHPRRVAVHELAPSASAVEFGAPQEPRLRLPCDPPRSFFGNIPYFRDEVGRLLAAGNEVLIFAVYEHQAQRLAALLGELGRSAQVRIFPQSISAGFALPDAGVVVIQENEIFGRKRRIPREAAAARSEAIDSFVDLSAGDYVVHVNYGIGKYHGLERMKVLGNERDYIDLEFGGDEHVYLPIEQVNLIQRYVGKEGRAPKLDRIGGKAWESRKAKVRKSVEELAERLIQLYARRKRVQGTAFDHDTDWQAQFEAGFPYQETDDQITCIEEVKADMEAPSPMDRLICGDVGFGKTEVALRAAFKAVMGGKQVAVLTPTTILAEQHFETFLERFQAFPVKIEMLSRFRSRQEQRSVVAAVGAGGVDVVIGTHRLIQKDVQFKNLGLLVIDEEQRFGVKHKERLKELKANIDCLTLTATPIPRTLHMSLTKIRDMSLITTPPQNRLPIETFIQEFDEELVADAIRKELARGGQVFYLHNRVRSIREIMGFLVRLLPEASIEFAHGQMGEADLEEVMHRFVGGEFEVLVTTTIIENGLDIPNVNTIIIDRADMFGIAQLYQLRGRVGRSGKPAYAYLFYPKDHALTELAMKRLRIISDFTELGAGFKVAMKDLEVRGAGNLLGGEQSGDILAVGYDMYVRLLDQAIAAMGGNGRRADLDIPDVYLELEYSGYIPDDYISEPVVKMEVYKKISSVTAAAELERVHGELIDRFGPLPDVVLSLLSIAEIRIACRRLAVASLREQRGVVRVEFARLQQVSVEKVTRLIADSGGSVRLDAARPNCLLIDTGGIGLREKSEFLSEKLGALV; from the coding sequence ATGAGTAAGCGCAGGAGCCGCAGGAAGGCATTGCGGCGGGCGCCGGCGCCGCCGCCGGGCGGGGTCCAGCTCGCGCGGCTGGTGCGCAAGAACGTAGCGGATGCGGAGGCGCCGCGCGAGCTGCTGCGTCGTGTCGCCGGCGGCGAGTTGCCCGCCGCGATCGAGGGGGTGCAGGGCGGCTTTGCCGCGGTGCTGCTGCACTGGCTGCGGGAAGCGGCGGACGGTCCGCTGGTGGTGGTGACGCCGACCGAGCAGGAAGCGGATCTGCTCGCCGACGACTTGGCCCTGACCGCGGAGCCGGTTGCCGGCCGCGGGTTGACGGCGCGCGCCTCGGGAACCTCTTCCGCGCCGCACGCGGCGCTTCAGGCGCACGGCGGATCCGCCGCGCAGGCGGTGCCCACCGCCGCCCTCACGATCGCGAACGGCCGTCCAACGCGCGCCGTCGCGGGCGCGGCGAACCGGCGCAACCGGATCCGGCGCTTTCCCTGGTGGGGGCTGCTGCCGTATGCGAGCGCGTCGCCGCTGCCGGCGGTGTTCGGCGAGCGCGCCGGCGTGCTCGCCGAACTGGTTACCGCGCCGGAGCAGATCGACATCCTGGTGACCTCAATTCGCGCGTTGCTGACCCCGGTGCCGCCGCCCGATTACCTGTGCGAGCGGGTGTTCAGGGTCGCCGTGGGCAGCGACCTGGACCCGATCGAGGTGGAGGAACAGCTCGTGACGCTCGGTTACGTGCGCGTGCCACGCGTCTCCATCCACGGCGAATTCTCGGTCAAGGGCGAGGTGATCGACATCTACCCCTACGACCGCGAACACGCGGTACGCGCGGTGCTCGACTTCGACACGGTGGAGGAACTGCGTGAATTCGAGCCGGCCACGCAGCGCTCGGTGGCGGCGCTGGCGGAGGCCGCGGTGTACCCGGCGCGCGAAGTGCACATGGCGGGCGCGGAGCTGGACACGCTGGCCGCCAACCTGGCGCAGCCGTCGCTGCCCGAGGAGGGGCGCGAGCTGTTCCTGGACGCGGTGCGCCGCGACCCCGACGCGCGCGGCGCCGAGATGTTCTTTCCGCTGTGCTTTGCCGAGCCGGCCAACCTGCTGCAGATCCTGCCGCCCGGAGCGCTGCTCGTGCTGGCCGGGGAGGAGCGCCTGGCCGCCACGTTCGACGCGGTGCGCAAGGAATACCAGGCGCTGTACCGGCAGGCGATGGCGGGCGGCCACTTCGGGCCGCTGCCCAAGTCGCTCCTGCTCGACTATCACCGCCTGATCGGCGATCATCCGCGCCGCGTCGCGGTGCACGAACTTGCCCCGAGTGCCTCCGCGGTGGAATTCGGGGCCCCGCAGGAGCCGCGGCTGCGGCTGCCGTGCGATCCTCCGCGCTCGTTCTTCGGCAACATTCCCTACTTTCGCGACGAAGTGGGGCGCCTGCTGGCCGCCGGCAACGAGGTGCTGATCTTCGCGGTGTACGAGCACCAGGCACAGCGCCTCGCCGCGCTGCTCGGCGAACTCGGGCGCAGTGCCCAGGTGCGCATCTTCCCGCAGAGCATCAGCGCCGGCTTCGCCCTTCCCGACGCCGGGGTCGTGGTGATCCAGGAGAACGAGATCTTCGGGCGCAAGCGGCGCATTCCGCGCGAGGCGGCCGCGGCCAGGAGCGAGGCGATCGACTCGTTCGTGGACCTGTCCGCGGGCGACTACGTGGTGCACGTCAACTACGGCATCGGCAAGTACCACGGCCTGGAGCGGATGAAGGTGCTCGGCAACGAGCGCGACTACATCGACCTGGAGTTCGGCGGCGACGAGCACGTCTACCTGCCGATCGAGCAGGTCAACCTGATCCAGCGCTACGTGGGCAAGGAGGGCCGCGCCCCGAAGCTCGACCGCATCGGCGGCAAGGCGTGGGAGTCGCGCAAGGCGAAGGTGCGCAAGTCGGTGGAGGAGCTCGCCGAGCGGCTCATCCAGCTCTACGCGCGCCGCAAGCGGGTGCAGGGCACGGCGTTCGACCACGACACCGACTGGCAGGCGCAGTTCGAGGCCGGCTTCCCGTACCAGGAGACGGACGATCAGATCACCTGCATCGAAGAGGTGAAGGCGGACATGGAGGCGCCGAGCCCGATGGACCGGCTGATCTGCGGCGACGTCGGGTTCGGCAAGACCGAGGTGGCGCTGCGCGCGGCGTTCAAGGCGGTGATGGGCGGCAAGCAGGTGGCGGTGCTGACGCCGACCACCATCCTGGCCGAGCAGCACTTCGAGACCTTCCTGGAGCGGTTTCAGGCATTCCCGGTCAAGATCGAGATGCTGTCGCGTTTTCGCAGCCGGCAGGAACAGCGCTCGGTGGTGGCGGCGGTCGGGGCGGGCGGCGTCGACGTGGTAATCGGCACCCACCGGCTGATCCAGAAGGACGTGCAGTTCAAGAACCTCGGCCTGCTGGTGATCGACGAGGAGCAGCGTTTCGGCGTCAAGCACAAGGAGCGGCTCAAGGAGCTGAAGGCCAACATCGACTGCCTTACGCTGACCGCGACGCCCATTCCGCGCACCCTGCACATGTCGCTCACCAAGATTCGCGACATGTCGCTCATCACCACGCCGCCGCAGAACCGCCTGCCGATCGAGACCTTCATCCAGGAGTTCGACGAGGAGTTGGTCGCCGATGCCATACGCAAGGAGCTGGCACGCGGCGGGCAGGTGTTCTACCTGCACAACCGGGTGCGCTCGATCCGCGAGATCATGGGCTTCCTGGTGCGCCTGCTGCCGGAGGCGAGCATCGAGTTCGCGCACGGCCAGATGGGCGAGGCGGACCTGGAGGAGGTGATGCACCGCTTCGTCGGCGGCGAGTTCGAGGTGCTGGTGACGACCACGATCATCGAGAACGGGCTCGACATTCCCAACGTCAACACGATCATCATCGATCGCGCCGACATGTTCGGCATCGCCCAGCTCTACCAGTTGCGCGGGCGGGTGGGGCGCTCCGGCAAGCCGGCATACGCGTACCTGTTCTACCCCAAGGACCACGCGCTGACCGAGCTGGCCATGAAGCGGCTGCGCATCATCTCCGACTTCACCGAACTGGGCGCCGGCTTCAAGGTAGCGATGAAGGACCTCGAGGTACGCGGCGCCGGCAACCTGCTCGGCGGCGAGCAGTCGGGCGACATCCTGGCGGTGGGCTACGACATGTACGTGCGCCTGCTCGACCAGGCGATTGCCGCGATGGGGGGCAACGGGCGCCGCGCGGACCTGGACATTCCCGACGTCTACCTGGAACTGGAGTACTCCGGCTATATCCCGGACGACTACATCTCCGAGCCGGTGGTGAAGATGGAGGTGTACAAGAAGATCTCCAGCGTGACGGCGGCGGCCGAGCTGGAGCGTGTGCACGGCGAGCTGATAGACCGCTTCGGGCCGCTGCCCGACGTGGTGCTGAGCCTGCTGTCGATCGCCGAGATACGCATCGCCTGCCGGCGCCTGGCGGTTGCGTCCCTGCGCGAGCAGCGTGGCGTGGTGCGGGTGGAGTTTGCCCGGCTGCAGCAGGTGTCGGTGGAGAAGGTGACGCGCCTGATCGCGGACAGCGGCGGCAGCGTGCGCCTCGATGCGGCGCGGCCCAACTGCCTGCTGATCGACACCGGCGGCATCGGCCTGCGCGAGAAGAGTGAATTCCTGAGCGAAAAGCTCGGCGCCCTGGTGTAG
- a CDS encoding fibronectin type III domain-containing protein — MAVEPRVVGILVIVVCLLGACSAVVPPPTDEAPAAPAAPAAPLLSNGTGAQTSITVTWTAPVAELTIAGYELQWRSGTDMAWIPATGIASSATSYTIHGLQPEVTYQVRVRALFPTTVGAWSESITVSTTTAPAPAAPSLAAPTAHSNRITVTWTAPATSESITGYELQWRSGTDMAWIPVTGIASSATSYTIHGLQPEVAYQVRVRALFAMIDGAWSDVVTVPTAPATPTAPPPATPTAPPSQGTADFSTGVCLKNTHPNSITVTWTALATKEPVTGYELQWRPLFYGTDWYRVNDIASTENSYTLTGLQLGFFFLVRVHAWHGNDAGPWFDGKWCSILKEGTTPRFKSFPVAAADTPVSEAAAEHSFNIFSYYRPKEHYPVTVKYRLTETGNVLHSAGEHTATVSNEFSNYFKVRLIDDDDDEADSTVTITILPGPRYHVGTLSSYTFTVTDDDD, encoded by the coding sequence ATGGCCGTTGAGCCACGAGTCGTGGGCATACTGGTGATCGTGGTTTGTCTGCTGGGAGCGTGCAGCGCGGTGGTACCGCCACCGACCGACGAGGCGCCGGCCGCGCCAGCCGCACCGGCTGCGCCCCTGCTGTCCAACGGAACGGGAGCCCAGACCAGCATAACGGTAACGTGGACGGCACCCGTTGCGGAGTTGACCATCGCTGGCTATGAGTTGCAATGGCGGTCCGGCACCGACATGGCATGGATCCCGGCCACCGGCATAGCGAGTTCGGCTACCAGCTACACGATCCACGGACTGCAACCGGAGGTTACCTATCAGGTGCGAGTGCGCGCCCTGTTCCCGACGACCGTTGGCGCCTGGTCCGAGTCGATCACCGTATCGACCACGACGGCGCCGGCACCCGCGGCACCGTCGCTCGCCGCGCCCACGGCACACTCGAACCGCATCACGGTGACTTGGACCGCACCGGCAACCAGCGAATCGATCACTGGCTACGAGCTGCAGTGGCGATCCGGCACCGACATGGCATGGATCCCGGTCACCGGTATAGCGAGTTCGGCTACCAGCTACACGATCCACGGATTGCAACCGGAGGTTGCCTATCAGGTGCGGGTGCGCGCCCTGTTCGCCATGATCGATGGCGCCTGGTCCGATGTCGTGACGGTGCCAACCGCGCCGGCGACGCCCACCGCTCCGCCACCGGCGACGCCCACCGCTCCGCCGTCGCAGGGCACAGCCGATTTTTCAACTGGAGTTTGCCTGAAGAACACGCATCCGAACAGCATTACGGTAACGTGGACGGCACTGGCAACCAAAGAACCGGTCACCGGCTACGAGTTGCAGTGGCGGCCTTTGTTCTACGGGACGGACTGGTACCGGGTCAACGACATCGCGAGCACCGAGAACAGTTACACACTCACCGGCCTGCAACTGGGGTTCTTCTTTCTCGTAAGGGTACATGCGTGGCACGGGAACGACGCGGGCCCCTGGTTCGACGGCAAGTGGTGCTCGATTCTCAAGGAAGGCACCACGCCCCGCTTCAAGAGCTTCCCTGTTGCTGCCGCTGACACCCCGGTTTCGGAAGCGGCCGCTGAACATAGCTTCAACATTTTCTCCTACTACAGGCCCAAGGAACACTACCCCGTGACGGTCAAATACCGGCTGACCGAGACCGGAAACGTGCTGCATTCAGCGGGCGAACACACGGCGACCGTGTCGAACGAGTTCTCCAATTACTTCAAGGTCCGGTTGATCGACGACGACGACGACGAAGCGGACAGTACCGTTACCATCACCATTCTTCCCGGCCCCAGATATCACGTCGGCACACTCTCTTCGTATACGTTCACGGTTACCGACGACGATGATTGA
- a CDS encoding Gx transporter family protein: protein MVPGEVVERRQRALALLAAAALFLASVEYVIPKPVPFLKLGLANLPVLVALTVMRPREVLTLVALKVVGQGIVQGTLFSYIVLFSAAGSLASAVVMLLLYHGAGRHVSLVGVSITGALASNLAQVAAARLIIFGESAWLIAPAFLITGTVSALLLGLFAERFVARSRWLREFRQVCAAAP, encoded by the coding sequence TTGGTACCGGGGGAGGTCGTGGAGCGCCGGCAGCGGGCGCTGGCGCTGCTGGCCGCGGCGGCGCTGTTCCTGGCCTCGGTCGAGTACGTCATCCCGAAGCCGGTGCCGTTCCTGAAACTGGGGTTGGCAAACCTGCCGGTCCTGGTCGCGCTGACGGTGATGCGGCCGCGCGAGGTCCTCACCCTGGTGGCCCTGAAAGTGGTGGGCCAGGGCATCGTCCAAGGCACCCTGTTCTCCTACATCGTGCTGTTCTCCGCCGCCGGCTCGCTGGCCAGCGCCGTGGTCATGCTGCTGCTGTACCACGGTGCGGGCCGCCACGTCTCGCTGGTGGGGGTGAGCATCACGGGCGCCCTGGCGAGCAACCTGGCGCAGGTCGCGGCGGCGCGCCTGATCATCTTCGGGGAGAGCGCGTGGCTGATCGCACCCGCCTTCCTGATCACCGGCACCGTCTCCGCGCTGCTGCTCGGACTGTTCGCCGAACGGTTCGTGGCCCGTTCGCGGTGGTTGCGGGAGTTCCGGCAGGTGTGCGCGGCGGCGCCGTAA
- a CDS encoding proline racemase family protein has protein sequence MARQAQLCLTTVETHTCGHPTRVVVDGLPAFAGASVADQRACARNEHDELRTLLCREPRGHLAMYAAYVVPSRVADAGVVFASQVGYDDMCGHGTIGVVTALCQSGRLPRDRPVRLETPAGVVTAEPRWDGRRVASVSFDSVPAFLYERDVSVDVPGLGEVSGDVAFGGNWYLYVDAAAIGQSLDAANLAELMRLGNAIKEARNGVAEVEHPLHAQIARGLIGVSFYGAPRADPAADQCNVVVESDTFYDRSPCGTGTCGRMAVLHARGELAVGESFRNEGIAGGEFTGRIVAETAVGPLAAIQPRLTGSAWVMGQAQWSLDPTDPLGTAGW, from the coding sequence ATGGCCCGACAAGCGCAACTCTGCCTTACCACCGTGGAGACCCACACCTGCGGCCACCCGACCCGGGTGGTCGTGGACGGCTTGCCCGCGTTCGCCGGCGCCAGCGTCGCCGATCAGCGTGCCTGCGCGCGCAATGAGCACGACGAGTTGCGCACCTTGCTGTGCCGCGAGCCGCGCGGCCACCTGGCGATGTACGCGGCGTACGTGGTGCCGTCGCGGGTAGCCGATGCCGGGGTGGTGTTCGCCAGCCAGGTGGGATACGACGACATGTGCGGCCACGGCACCATCGGCGTGGTCACCGCGCTGTGCCAGAGCGGTCGCCTGCCGCGCGACCGGCCCGTGCGCCTGGAGACTCCCGCCGGCGTGGTCACCGCCGAACCGCGCTGGGACGGGCGGCGCGTCGCGTCGGTCAGCTTCGACAGCGTGCCCGCGTTCCTGTACGAACGCGATGTCAGCGTCGACGTGCCGGGATTGGGGGAGGTAAGCGGCGACGTCGCGTTCGGCGGCAACTGGTACCTCTACGTGGACGCCGCCGCCATCGGGCAGTCGCTCGATGCCGCCAACCTCGCGGAGTTGATGCGCCTCGGCAATGCCATCAAGGAGGCGCGCAACGGCGTCGCCGAAGTGGAGCACCCGTTGCATGCGCAGATTGCACGCGGGTTGATCGGGGTGTCTTTCTACGGCGCGCCGCGCGCAGACCCGGCGGCGGACCAGTGCAACGTGGTGGTGGAGAGCGACACCTTCTACGACCGGTCCCCGTGCGGTACCGGCACCTGCGGGCGGATGGCGGTGCTGCATGCCCGCGGCGAATTGGCGGTGGGCGAGTCGTTCCGCAACGAGGGCATCGCCGGCGGCGAGTTCACCGGCCGCATTGTGGCGGAAACCGCAGTGGGGCCGCTGGCGGCGATCCAACCACGCCTCACCGGGTCGGCGTGGGTCATGGGGCAGGCGCAGTGGAGCCTGGATCCGACCGATCCGCTCGGCACCGCGGGCTGGTAG
- the metK gene encoding methionine adenosyltransferase, translating into MQQRRSYRFTSESVGEGHPDKLCDQISDAVVDAALAEDPASRVACETFATTGLIVVGGEIRTGGSPDPQQLAREVLRDAGYDDPALGIDHETCAVLNVMHAQSPDIARGVDGGAGKQQGAGDQGLMFGYACSDTPHLMPAPIEFAHAIMLRSAQVRKSGRLPFLGPDGKCQVSVRYEGGSPAAIETVVLSHQHREEVGHEQLREALVEEVIKAALPAAMLDGGVTYLVNPTGRFVVGGPHGDSGLTGRKLIVDTYGGKARHGGGAFSGKDPSKVDRSAAYMARYVAKNIVASGVCAECEVQIAYAIGVAEPVSLYVHTFGSATVAEQRIEDAVRDVFDLTPAAITATLDLARPIYRRTATYGHFGRDEFSWERTDRAAAIRDAVS; encoded by the coding sequence ATGCAGCAGCGCCGCAGTTACCGGTTTACCTCGGAGAGCGTTGGCGAAGGCCACCCCGACAAGTTGTGCGACCAGATTTCCGATGCCGTGGTGGACGCCGCCCTGGCCGAGGACCCCGCCTCCCGGGTGGCGTGCGAGACGTTCGCCACCACCGGCCTGATCGTCGTCGGCGGCGAGATCCGCACCGGCGGCTCGCCGGATCCGCAGCAGCTCGCGCGCGAGGTGCTGCGCGATGCCGGCTACGACGACCCGGCGCTGGGCATTGACCATGAAACCTGTGCGGTGCTCAACGTCATGCACGCGCAATCGCCGGACATCGCCCGCGGGGTGGACGGCGGCGCGGGGAAGCAACAGGGCGCCGGTGACCAGGGGCTGATGTTCGGCTACGCCTGCTCCGACACGCCGCACCTCATGCCGGCGCCGATCGAATTCGCGCATGCCATCATGCTGCGCTCGGCGCAGGTTCGCAAGAGCGGCCGGCTGCCGTTCCTCGGCCCCGACGGGAAGTGCCAGGTGTCGGTCCGCTATGAGGGCGGGAGTCCGGCCGCCATCGAGACCGTGGTGCTTTCCCACCAGCACCGCGAGGAAGTCGGCCACGAGCAACTCAGGGAGGCTCTCGTCGAAGAGGTAATCAAGGCGGCGCTGCCGGCGGCCATGCTCGACGGCGGCGTGACCTACCTGGTCAACCCGACCGGGCGCTTCGTGGTGGGCGGGCCGCACGGCGACTCCGGCCTCACCGGGCGCAAGCTGATCGTCGACACCTACGGCGGCAAGGCACGCCACGGCGGCGGCGCATTTTCGGGCAAGGATCCCTCCAAGGTGGACCGCTCCGCCGCCTACATGGCGCGCTACGTGGCCAAGAACATCGTCGCCAGCGGGGTGTGTGCCGAGTGCGAGGTACAGATCGCCTACGCCATCGGCGTCGCGGAACCGGTGTCGCTGTACGTGCACACGTTCGGCAGCGCCACCGTCGCCGAGCAGCGCATCGAGGACGCGGTTCGCGACGTGTTCGACCTGACACCGGCCGCCATCACCGCCACGCTCGACCTGGCGCGGCCAATCTACCGGCGCACCGCCACCTACGGCCACTTCGGACGCGACGAGTTCTCGTGGGAACGCACCGACCGCGCCGCGGCGATCCGGGACGCCGTGTCCTGA